In a single window of the Dinghuibacter silviterrae genome:
- a CDS encoding galactose-binding domain-containing protein — MARIVKTVTVLWLAFCRPGLLWAQTRISLGSDNPAVQWRIKPQAEVDSVKMVQLGYDTRDWVPGVVPGVVFDAYVRAGLEKDPNYADNIYHVDKSKYDRNFWYRTEFATPVGLAGGALGAPGANVGATPAAVGAAAHLWLHFRGVNRKGEVFLNGVRLGLLDGFMQRGDYDITGLVAPGGRNVLAVLVHWPGLPIPNHASPTYISSDGWDWMPSVPGLLNGITDEVYLTETGRVTIVDPWIRTEVPSRKEASIAVRVGLDNHSGQTEEGVLKAVIQPGNIVLSRKVTLGRGPQDVSFDRVRVQDPALWWPNGYGAPNLYTCDVTFTVDGQVSDSRRVTFGIRQYGYDTTGGVLHIKVNGERIFVRGGNWGMSEYLLRCRGAEYDVKVRLHREMHLNMIRNWIGSTTDEAFYDACDKYGIMVWDDFWLNSHPNLPDDVFAFNANAVEKIKRFRNHPSIAVWCGDNEGTPLPPLNGWLREDVSAFDGGDRWYQPNSHLGALTGSGPWTNAHPTWYFTRYPGGFGGSPGWGFRTEIGTAVFPTYESFSRFMPDSTWWPRNPMWDKHFFGPSAANAGPDSYMATIDASYGKAEGIKDFCRKAQLLNIETNKALYEGWQHHIWDDASGVMTWMSQSAYPSMVWQTYDYYYDLTGAYWGVRKACEPIHIQWSYADNSVKVINTTLDDLHGLHAQAIVYDLDGRPLPAYGRTAVVDAPSDTATACFSLDFGIDDLARQKTAVASSGATEAPDAGAVTDGNAGSRWSSAYRDDEWIYVDLGEPREIGAVTLHWEAAYGKAYKIQVSGDAVTWKDVYATGDGKGGIDPVTFAPVTAQYVRMLGIRRATAFGYSLYDFEVYGRKRAATSPLHFIRLLLKDDSGRLLSDNFYWRGNQLSDYTALNKLRPVRLRVTSRFLRGAASDTIEATVTNPTAVVAFAVRLQAVRAATGDRILPALQDDNYFTLLPGESRKVGIEFDPTLLGSDGYKLIVEPYNHPQ, encoded by the coding sequence ATGGCACGAATTGTAAAGACGGTCACGGTTCTATGGTTGGCGTTTTGTCGGCCCGGACTTTTATGGGCGCAGACCCGGATTTCCCTTGGCAGCGACAATCCCGCTGTGCAATGGCGGATCAAGCCGCAAGCGGAAGTGGATAGTGTAAAGATGGTTCAGTTGGGGTATGATACGCGAGACTGGGTACCCGGTGTCGTCCCGGGTGTGGTGTTCGACGCATACGTTCGGGCGGGGTTGGAAAAGGATCCCAATTATGCGGATAATATCTACCACGTAGATAAGTCAAAATACGATCGTAATTTTTGGTACCGAACGGAGTTTGCCACACCGGTGGGCTTAGCGGGTGGCGCGCTTGGCGCGCCTGGAGCCAACGTGGGTGCCACGCCGGCGGCGGTTGGCGCGGCCGCGCACCTTTGGCTCCACTTCCGCGGCGTCAACCGCAAGGGCGAAGTCTTTCTCAACGGTGTCCGTCTCGGTCTCCTGGATGGCTTTATGCAACGGGGCGACTACGATATTACCGGGTTGGTCGCGCCGGGCGGCAGGAACGTCCTGGCGGTGCTCGTGCACTGGCCCGGCCTGCCCATCCCCAACCATGCCAGCCCGACGTATATATCCAGCGACGGCTGGGACTGGATGCCCTCGGTTCCGGGGTTGCTGAATGGGATTACGGACGAGGTATACCTCACCGAGACCGGCCGGGTGACGATCGTCGATCCCTGGATCCGTACGGAAGTGCCTTCACGCAAAGAAGCATCCATTGCGGTAAGGGTGGGGCTTGACAACCATTCGGGGCAAACCGAGGAAGGGGTGCTAAAGGCGGTCATCCAGCCCGGAAATATTGTTCTTTCGCGCAAGGTGACCCTTGGTCGCGGGCCTCAGGACGTTTCCTTCGATCGGGTGCGGGTGCAGGACCCTGCCCTTTGGTGGCCGAATGGATACGGTGCCCCGAATTTATATACCTGTGATGTTACATTTACGGTAGACGGTCAGGTGTCCGACAGCCGCCGTGTGACCTTTGGTATTCGCCAGTACGGCTACGATACCACCGGGGGGGTGCTCCACATCAAGGTCAACGGCGAGCGGATCTTTGTACGGGGCGGCAACTGGGGCATGAGCGAATACCTGCTCCGGTGCAGGGGCGCGGAATATGATGTGAAAGTCAGGCTTCACCGGGAGATGCACCTCAACATGATCCGCAACTGGATCGGGTCTACGACCGACGAGGCCTTTTATGATGCCTGTGACAAATATGGGATCATGGTGTGGGATGACTTCTGGCTCAACTCTCATCCCAACCTGCCGGACGACGTATTTGCCTTTAACGCCAATGCCGTGGAAAAAATCAAACGGTTCCGGAACCACCCTTCCATCGCCGTCTGGTGCGGAGACAACGAGGGTACGCCCCTTCCCCCATTGAACGGCTGGCTCCGGGAAGACGTTAGCGCTTTCGACGGGGGAGACCGCTGGTACCAGCCCAACTCCCATTTAGGAGCCCTTACGGGGAGCGGACCCTGGACCAACGCCCACCCCACCTGGTACTTCACCCGCTATCCGGGTGGGTTTGGGGGGAGCCCTGGCTGGGGTTTCCGGACGGAGATTGGAACGGCGGTCTTTCCTACTTATGAGAGTTTTTCCCGGTTTATGCCCGACAGTACCTGGTGGCCCAGGAACCCCATGTGGGACAAACATTTCTTTGGGCCGTCGGCCGCCAACGCGGGCCCCGACAGCTATATGGCCACGATCGATGCCAGTTACGGGAAAGCGGAAGGCATCAAGGACTTCTGCCGCAAGGCCCAGTTGTTGAATATAGAGACCAACAAAGCCCTCTATGAAGGGTGGCAACACCATATATGGGACGACGCCTCCGGTGTCATGACCTGGATGAGCCAGTCTGCCTATCCGTCGATGGTATGGCAGACGTACGACTACTATTACGACCTCACCGGTGCCTATTGGGGCGTCCGCAAGGCCTGCGAGCCCATTCACATTCAATGGAGCTACGCGGACAATTCTGTAAAGGTGATTAATACGACCTTGGACGACTTACATGGTTTGCACGCCCAGGCCATCGTCTATGACCTCGACGGCAGGCCCCTCCCTGCCTATGGCCGGACCGCCGTTGTGGACGCGCCTTCAGACACCGCGACAGCCTGTTTTTCCCTGGATTTTGGCATAGACGACCTGGCGCGGCAAAAAACGGCCGTTGCCTCTTCCGGCGCCACCGAGGCACCCGATGCCGGCGCCGTGACCGACGGCAATGCCGGTTCCCGCTGGAGCAGCGCCTACCGGGACGACGAATGGATCTATGTAGACCTGGGCGAACCCCGGGAGATCGGGGCCGTTACCCTCCACTGGGAGGCCGCTTACGGAAAAGCCTACAAGATACAAGTCTCCGGAGACGCCGTCACCTGGAAAGACGTGTATGCCACCGGGGATGGAAAGGGCGGGATCGATCCTGTTACTTTTGCCCCGGTGACGGCCCAGTATGTGCGGATGCTGGGTATCCGCCGGGCAACCGCCTTCGGATATTCCCTCTACGACTTCGAAGTCTATGGACGCAAACGCGCGGCAACCTCGCCCCTCCATTTTATCCGGCTTTTGCTAAAAGACGACAGCGGCCGGTTGTTGTCGGATAACTTTTACTGGCGTGGCAACCAGCTTTCGGACTATACGGCGTTGAACAAGCTGCGCCCCGTCCGGCTCCGCGTGACCTCCCGTTTCCTCCGGGGGGCCGCGTCCGACACGATCGAGGCAACGGTCACCAACCCCACCGCCGTCGTGGCATTTGCCGTTCGCCTACAGGCCGTGCGGGCCGCCACCGGAGACCGGATTTTGCCGGCGTTGCAAGACGACAACTATTTCACCCTCCTGCCGGGGGAGTCCAGGAAAGTCGGTATCGAATTCGATCCTACCTTGCTGGGGAGCGATGGCTATAAGCTGATTGTTGAACCATACAACCATCCGCAATGA
- a CDS encoding sialate O-acetylesterase: MKKILFPILALLMISPVLPGAVRPPRRGELAPPRGPHGPAAAARGSQPATRRADGLRPAVTLTLAIVLQDNMVIQQNKPFKVWGAAPAGTTVEIQADWMSNPVTVIADRSDTFLGIIDVPRVAPGDYKPHTLTVRAGASVITLHNVLVGEVWFCSGQSNMQFSMITVLDSTSEIAAADHPSIRLFNTALNFSDHPLENVKGKWVPCSPETVKGFSAVAYYFGRKLQETLNVPVGLIFSGIGASAAQAYVPEEALAADTQLNRVYLQPYLSSPRSKEVIDGGFSFEKVTRPFLLYNALIHPFRHLSIRGICWYQGESNRMERDSYTRLTQTLVRCWRTGFAQGDLPFYYVQVAPYFYDKEDPTLADYAFFREAQERISDLDHTAMVVTMDVGESKNLHPINKKPVGERLAATALAGTYGLEGIVHSGPHYQCMEVRGRDVVIHFEPGTLSGGLKTIDGGAPLFFTMAGADKVFYPAVATIEGDHVVLHSDKVRKPLAARYAFTNYPVTNLENGAGWPAVPFRTDDWVEK; encoded by the coding sequence ATGAAAAAGATTCTTTTCCCGATACTTGCATTGTTGATGATCAGCCCCGTTCTGCCGGGGGCCGTGAGGCCCCCGCGGAGGGGCGAGCTGGCCCCGCCGCGGGGGCCTCACGGCCCTGCGGCGGCCGCACGGGGCTCGCAGCCGGCCACGCGGCGGGCGGACGGCCTCCGGCCCGCGGTGACCCTGACGCTGGCCATCGTCCTCCAGGACAACATGGTGATCCAGCAAAACAAGCCCTTCAAAGTGTGGGGCGCCGCTCCGGCCGGCACCACCGTGGAGATCCAGGCGGACTGGATGTCCAACCCCGTCACGGTAATAGCTGACCGTTCGGATACCTTCCTGGGTATCATCGATGTTCCTCGCGTGGCTCCCGGCGACTACAAGCCCCACACGCTCACCGTGCGGGCGGGCGCGTCGGTCATCACGCTGCACAATGTGCTCGTAGGCGAAGTCTGGTTTTGCAGCGGTCAGTCGAATATGCAGTTCAGCATGATCACCGTGCTGGATTCCACTTCGGAAATCGCCGCGGCCGACCATCCGTCGATACGCCTTTTTAACACGGCCCTCAACTTTAGCGACCATCCCCTGGAGAATGTAAAAGGGAAATGGGTGCCTTGCTCTCCCGAAACCGTAAAGGGTTTTAGCGCCGTGGCTTACTACTTTGGCCGGAAACTCCAGGAAACCCTGAACGTGCCCGTGGGGCTTATTTTTTCGGGGATCGGCGCTTCCGCTGCCCAGGCGTATGTGCCCGAAGAGGCCCTGGCCGCCGATACCCAGCTCAACCGGGTCTACCTGCAACCCTACCTGTCCAGTCCCCGCTCCAAGGAGGTCATCGACGGTGGCTTTAGCTTTGAAAAGGTCACGCGTCCTTTTCTCTTATACAATGCATTGATCCATCCCTTCCGTCACTTGTCGATACGCGGCATCTGCTGGTACCAGGGAGAATCCAACCGTATGGAAAGGGACAGCTATACCCGCCTGACCCAAACCCTTGTCCGGTGTTGGAGAACCGGCTTTGCACAGGGGGACCTGCCCTTCTACTATGTACAAGTGGCCCCTTACTTTTATGACAAAGAAGATCCCACTTTGGCGGACTATGCTTTTTTCCGGGAAGCCCAGGAACGCATTTCCGACCTCGACCATACCGCGATGGTCGTCACCATGGACGTGGGAGAATCCAAAAACCTGCACCCCATCAACAAAAAACCCGTGGGCGAGCGTCTTGCCGCTACCGCCCTCGCCGGCACTTACGGTCTCGAAGGGATCGTGCACAGCGGCCCCCACTACCAATGTATGGAAGTCCGGGGTCGGGATGTTGTTATTCATTTCGAACCAGGCACCCTCAGCGGAGGGCTGAAGACCATCGATGGCGGGGCGCCCTTGTTTTTTACCATGGCTGGAGCGGATAAGGTGTTTTACCCCGCGGTGGCTACGATCGAGGGTGACCACGTGGTATTGCATTCGGACAAAGTCAGGAAACCCCTGGCGGCGCGGTATGCGTTTACCAATTATCCGGTGACCAACCTTGAAAACGGGGCGGGATGGCCTGCGGTGCCCTTTAGAACCGATGACTGGGTGGAAAAATGA
- a CDS encoding glycoside hydrolase family 38 C-terminal domain-containing protein: protein MKYLLTIWSLLLTAGAGVRAQDSAGACLAPRTTARPAPDAAARAAYFIDGYHGGIYGHLPPWQTRFMVDQLNAHPWWKINLELEPESWDTIEEKDPAAYADFEKMFADQSSDGRIEYINPAYGQSYLYNISGESIIRQFYYGIRKLRAHFPGAVFTTYSSEEPCFTSALPQILSSYGFKYASLKNPNTCWGGYTRAYGGELVNWIGPDGSRILAVPRYAVEALKPRSTWETIACNNSVAYITRAFAAGIAHPVGMCLQDAGWNNGPWIKPGAAAAGTAGAIATADVATPYMPTVFETWRGYIDRRTSGRTQDDWRFSQEDVLVSLVWGGQVLQRIARQVRASENKIVATEKLAAMAAVFGDEPWPGLSLDEAWRTLLLSQHHDCWIVPYNERGGLTWADHVTQWTGNTDRRCDSILERSMDALSGAPPVPPSATTPPVPSGATTPPAASGAGAPHEAPREQAVRVFNSTATAREECVAFPLPAGWKGATILDEHHYVVPSQAADTTGWLFRARVPSLGYATYFLKEGTGPSQKGATPSQKGATPGAKGPTPAGKGAQAFFQKDGTCRIETDLYSLVLDPAKGGAIKSLAAKRLHNKTFTAGPLGALRGNFYHLGGFHSSTETPAGIHILENGPLRVKVEVQGQIAGVPFTQYLTLAQGQRRIDVRLHIDWTDNMGIGESPDSVKGHLLQKAFYNDSFKLQAVFPLALSGQKVYKDAPFDVLRSRLTNTFFNSWDSIKNVVLLHWVDVTDGTGQYGMAVLSDHTTSYAHGPHDPLGLTVQYSGDGLFGRNYTLTGPSELGYALVPHEGTWDQADVASEEMKWEEPLRVSLAAGPGAASLLHTDAKGWQVTTLLMSGGDLEVRIFNASGDDNVHRVYTGFSSGEVQLIALDGHIIRTLTPGKDHTSIALAMPRFGIRTLKFIHVSKPSLQ, encoded by the coding sequence ATGAAGTACTTACTGACGATATGGAGCTTACTTTTGACCGCGGGCGCGGGGGTGCGGGCGCAGGATAGCGCCGGGGCCTGCCTCGCCCCGCGCACCACGGCCCGCCCCGCGCCGGACGCCGCGGCTCGGGCCGCCTATTTCATCGACGGCTATCACGGTGGCATCTACGGACACCTCCCGCCCTGGCAGACCCGTTTCATGGTAGACCAGTTGAACGCCCATCCCTGGTGGAAGATCAACCTGGAGCTCGAACCCGAGTCCTGGGATACGATCGAAGAAAAGGACCCCGCCGCTTATGCCGATTTCGAAAAGATGTTCGCGGACCAGTCCTCCGATGGCAGGATCGAATACATCAACCCCGCCTACGGACAGAGCTACCTGTACAATATTTCCGGTGAAAGCATCATCCGCCAGTTTTACTACGGCATCCGGAAATTGCGGGCCCACTTCCCCGGGGCTGTTTTCACCACCTACTCTTCCGAAGAACCTTGTTTCACCAGCGCACTGCCACAAATCTTATCCTCTTACGGATTCAAATACGCCTCCCTGAAAAACCCCAATACGTGTTGGGGTGGCTATACGAGGGCTTATGGGGGCGAGCTGGTGAATTGGATAGGGCCCGATGGAAGCCGGATCCTCGCCGTTCCCCGTTACGCCGTCGAGGCGCTAAAACCACGGTCTACCTGGGAAACGATCGCCTGTAACAACTCCGTGGCTTACATCACGCGCGCCTTTGCGGCGGGCATAGCGCATCCTGTGGGGATGTGTCTGCAGGATGCGGGGTGGAATAACGGGCCGTGGATAAAGCCGGGCGCCGCCGCGGCCGGCACCGCCGGCGCAATCGCTACCGCCGACGTGGCGACGCCCTACATGCCCACGGTCTTCGAGACCTGGAGGGGCTATATCGACCGCCGGACGTCCGGGCGCACACAAGACGACTGGCGCTTCTCCCAGGAAGATGTCCTCGTAAGCCTCGTTTGGGGCGGCCAGGTACTTCAGCGGATTGCCCGCCAGGTACGCGCATCGGAAAACAAGATCGTTGCCACCGAAAAGCTGGCCGCCATGGCGGCTGTCTTCGGGGACGAACCCTGGCCGGGCCTCTCCCTGGATGAGGCCTGGCGCACCCTTTTGTTGTCCCAGCACCACGATTGCTGGATTGTCCCTTACAACGAGCGCGGGGGCCTCACTTGGGCGGACCACGTGACGCAGTGGACGGGGAATACTGATCGGAGGTGCGACAGCATCCTGGAGCGGTCTATGGACGCGCTGTCGGGCGCGCCGCCAGTGCCGCCTAGCGCCACCACACCGCCCGTGCCATCTGGCGCCACCACGCCGCCCGCCGCCTCTGGCGCAGGCGCGCCACACGAGGCGCCCCGTGAGCAGGCCGTGCGCGTTTTCAACAGCACCGCCACGGCGCGGGAGGAATGTGTAGCCTTTCCGTTACCGGCGGGTTGGAAAGGCGCGACGATACTCGACGAACACCATTATGTCGTCCCCTCGCAGGCCGCAGACACGACGGGGTGGCTTTTCCGCGCGCGTGTGCCCTCGCTGGGATATGCCACGTACTTCCTGAAGGAGGGCACCGGCCCTTCTCAAAAAGGCGCCACCCCTTCTCAAAAGGGCGCCACCCCCGGGGCGAAGGGTCCCACACCCGCCGGAAAAGGCGCCCAGGCATTTTTTCAGAAAGACGGCACCTGCCGCATCGAAACCGATCTCTATAGCCTCGTCCTGGACCCGGCCAAAGGCGGCGCTATCAAAAGCCTGGCGGCAAAGCGGCTCCACAACAAGACATTCACGGCGGGCCCGCTGGGAGCGCTCCGGGGGAACTTTTACCACCTGGGCGGATTCCACTCCAGCACGGAAACGCCGGCCGGCATTCATATCCTGGAGAACGGCCCGCTCAGGGTAAAAGTGGAGGTGCAAGGGCAGATCGCCGGCGTCCCCTTTACCCAGTATCTTACGTTGGCGCAGGGCCAGCGCCGGATCGACGTACGCTTGCACATCGACTGGACGGACAATATGGGCATTGGGGAGTCGCCCGACAGTGTAAAGGGACATCTGTTGCAAAAGGCTTTTTACAACGACAGTTTCAAGCTACAGGCAGTATTCCCCCTGGCGCTGTCCGGTCAGAAAGTATATAAAGATGCGCCCTTTGACGTATTGAGGAGCCGGTTGACGAATACTTTTTTCAATAGCTGGGACAGTATCAAGAACGTTGTCCTGTTGCACTGGGTGGATGTGACCGACGGAACGGGGCAATATGGCATGGCGGTGTTGTCCGACCATACGACCTCGTATGCACATGGTCCTCATGATCCATTGGGGCTGACAGTACAGTATTCCGGGGATGGCCTCTTTGGCCGGAACTATACGCTGACGGGCCCTTCCGAACTCGGCTACGCGCTCGTACCCCACGAGGGAACCTGGGATCAGGCTGATGTTGCATCGGAGGAGATGAAGTGGGAGGAGCCGCTGCGTGTGAGCCTGGCCGCGGGCCCGGGCGCCGCGTCGCTCCTTCACACCGACGCCAAAGGCTGGCAGGTCACGACCCTGCTGATGTCCGGCGGAGACCTTGAGGTGCGTATCTTCAACGCGTCGGGGGATGATAACGTCCACCGCGTCTACACCGGGTTTTCCTCGGGGGAGGTACAACTGATCGCCCTGGACGGCCACATCATCCGAACGCTCACGCCGGGGAAAGACCATACTTCTATCGCGCTGGCCATGCCCCGTTTTGGCATCCGGACGCTGAAATTTATACACGTTTCCAAACCATCGTTGCAATGA
- a CDS encoding SGNH/GDSL hydrolase family protein, translated as MKKVFAIVFLIVCGRATAQLHAPAPFQTGDRVAFMGNSITEAGYYESYIWLYYMLHFPEKRITVFNVGIGGDRAENMYKRFDDDVLSKRPTVVCLTFGMNDSGYFEFLGPNPDSGARARVATSRHFFELLEPKLKALSGARKILISSSPYDETMKNPKNYFPKKSLAMEQITQFQEAAANENHWGFVDFFHPMTAITLREQQKDSAFTLTGDDRIHPGNAGHFVMAYLFLKAQGLGGRVVADISLDARTHQVQKQDNCSITGLTGSPADLHFNYLAASLPYPVDTVPRLWGNPRPQSGAVSLLPFYTEFNREMLRVNGLGDKTYELRMDGKPIGQWTGAQLGEGINLAMQTNTPEYEQAMSVLLLNEERMAVESKIRAYYWLQFDYFRDLNMMYKDDAAAMDSVNTAAAKRWDVASKRDNYRAARYPAVRQGWLKQMNTIIDDIYTINRPVTHSVELRELP; from the coding sequence ATGAAAAAAGTTTTCGCTATTGTATTCCTTATTGTTTGCGGCCGTGCCACGGCCCAGCTCCATGCCCCCGCGCCTTTTCAAACAGGAGACCGGGTCGCATTTATGGGGAACAGCATCACCGAGGCCGGCTACTATGAATCTTATATCTGGTTGTATTACATGCTCCACTTCCCGGAGAAACGCATCACCGTATTTAACGTGGGCATCGGGGGTGATAGGGCGGAAAATATGTACAAGCGTTTTGACGACGACGTCCTTTCCAAACGGCCGACCGTTGTTTGCCTCACTTTCGGGATGAACGACTCCGGTTATTTTGAATTCCTTGGGCCGAACCCCGACTCCGGGGCGCGGGCCCGGGTGGCGACATCCCGTCATTTTTTCGAACTGCTGGAACCGAAGTTGAAGGCGCTCAGCGGCGCCCGGAAAATATTAATCTCGTCCTCACCGTACGACGAGACCATGAAAAACCCAAAGAACTATTTCCCTAAAAAGAGCCTGGCCATGGAACAGATCACCCAATTCCAGGAGGCGGCGGCAAACGAAAATCACTGGGGCTTTGTGGATTTTTTTCACCCTATGACGGCCATCACGCTTAGAGAACAACAAAAGGACTCCGCGTTTACTTTAACCGGGGACGACCGTATCCACCCGGGCAATGCGGGTCATTTCGTCATGGCTTACCTGTTTCTAAAGGCTCAAGGATTGGGAGGGCGGGTAGTAGCGGACATATCCCTCGACGCCCGTACCCACCAGGTTCAGAAGCAAGACAATTGCAGCATCACCGGTCTTACCGGCAGCCCGGCAGACCTCCATTTCAACTATCTCGCCGCCTCCTTGCCGTACCCTGTCGACACGGTACCCCGTTTGTGGGGGAACCCCCGCCCGCAATCCGGGGCCGTCAGCCTCCTCCCTTTTTATACCGAGTTCAACCGGGAAATGTTGCGGGTGAACGGGCTGGGGGATAAGACGTATGAATTACGAATGGATGGGAAGCCTATTGGCCAATGGACCGGCGCCCAACTGGGCGAGGGGATCAACCTGGCCATGCAAACCAATACCCCGGAATACGAACAGGCCATGTCCGTATTGCTGCTGAATGAAGAACGGATGGCTGTGGAATCGAAGATCAGGGCCTACTACTGGCTTCAGTTCGATTACTTCCGGGACCTGAACATGATGTACAAGGACGACGCGGCGGCCATGGATTCCGTAAACACGGCCGCGGCCAAACGCTGGGACGTAGCGTCCAAGCGCGACAACTACCGGGCCGCCCGGTACCCCGCCGTCCGCCAGGGCTGGCTCAAACAAATGAACACCATAATCGACGATATCTATACCATCAACCGGCCGGTGACTCATAGCGTGGAATTGAGAGAACTACCCTGA
- the lnt gene encoding apolipoprotein N-acyltransferase yields the protein MRTYRFRLYLAASLAGVGIFFAVLHTVFALAWVCMVPLFAALEGARRGDAAKLGFVTGLTLSLCAFYWMIPGAQTFTGSSIWYGVAVFAVCTLLLSLYWAILAACSRGVLAAAALWVCAEAGLQWLAKGMPWFLFHSGNALAGNLYAIQPISWTGIHGATFVVVAVNAVIGRCVAKRDWKGLWMPAAAIAVYMGIGWGILETRQEPRGPYFSLALLSEQITPDVQWDSNSGGQLVGRLLDLDRAAAAQKPDMALWSESAIPWTYKEGDDLVGEILRQSPGVIHILGMNTACAEGVVYNSAYCFRQGLPPGRYDKQVLLLGIEQRWRGWLIPFFSSNGYEVRKGPYAAPLETPFGAAGILICNESAVPACAASAVRGGARFLLNLSNDGWFSDTYLVDQHFTNVRLRAVETRRDIAVNSNNGITGLVSASGRIQEARRSDDPYVSIVRVYPHDGETLAVRVPWLPVALCGLFLLFFYCFHIIKRLNEKLK from the coding sequence ATGCGCACATACAGGTTTCGTCTTTACCTGGCGGCGTCTCTTGCCGGGGTGGGGATCTTCTTTGCCGTCCTGCACACGGTATTCGCGCTGGCCTGGGTCTGCATGGTGCCGCTTTTTGCGGCGCTGGAGGGCGCGCGCCGCGGCGATGCGGCCAAGCTAGGATTTGTCACCGGTCTCACGCTATCGCTTTGCGCATTTTATTGGATGATCCCCGGAGCGCAGACTTTCACGGGCAGCAGTATCTGGTACGGCGTGGCGGTATTTGCGGTATGTACGCTACTCCTCTCCCTCTATTGGGCGATTCTCGCGGCGTGTAGCCGCGGTGTGCTGGCGGCGGCCGCGCTGTGGGTCTGTGCGGAAGCAGGCTTGCAATGGCTGGCAAAAGGAATGCCCTGGTTCCTTTTTCATTCAGGCAATGCCCTGGCCGGAAACCTTTACGCCATACAGCCCATTTCCTGGACGGGCATCCACGGGGCCACCTTTGTGGTGGTGGCCGTCAACGCTGTGATCGGACGCTGTGTTGCAAAACGAGACTGGAAAGGCCTTTGGATGCCCGCAGCCGCCATCGCTGTCTACATGGGCATAGGGTGGGGCATTTTGGAAACACGGCAGGAGCCTCGGGGTCCTTATTTTTCCCTGGCCCTATTATCGGAACAGATTACGCCGGACGTACAATGGGACAGCAACAGCGGGGGCCAGCTGGTGGGACGCTTGCTGGACCTGGACCGGGCGGCGGCCGCACAGAAACCGGATATGGCGCTTTGGTCGGAGTCGGCGATTCCCTGGACCTATAAGGAAGGTGATGACCTGGTCGGGGAGATCCTCCGGCAGTCTCCGGGCGTGATCCATATTTTGGGCATGAATACAGCTTGTGCGGAGGGTGTTGTGTACAACTCAGCCTATTGTTTCCGGCAAGGGTTGCCCCCGGGGCGGTATGACAAGCAAGTGCTTTTGCTGGGGATAGAACAACGCTGGCGGGGGTGGCTGATCCCCTTCTTTTCTTCCAATGGGTACGAGGTGCGGAAGGGACCCTATGCGGCGCCGCTAGAAACACCCTTTGGCGCGGCGGGCATCCTGATCTGTAACGAATCAGCGGTGCCTGCCTGCGCGGCGTCGGCGGTCCGCGGCGGCGCCCGGTTCCTGCTCAACCTCAGCAACGACGGCTGGTTTAGCGATACCTACCTCGTCGATCAACACTTCACCAACGTGCGGCTTCGGGCGGTGGAGACGCGTCGCGACATCGCGGTCAACAGCAACAACGGGATCACGGGTCTTGTCAGCGCCTCGGGACGCATACAGGAAGCGCGCCGGAGCGATGATCCTTATGTGTCGATCGTACGGGTGTATCCACACGATGGGGAAACCCTTGCCGTGCGCGTGCCCTGGTTGCCCGT